agaaaaatattctgaatagataacaatttaaggccgctatgtaactatatgaataaaaaaccttgatttatcattgtttttaaaaaaaaacgcattaacaattgcttggaaatagaaaaaaaataattaggccgccaggccgctaggccgctaggccgccaacttcacgccgctaggccgctaggccgccaggccgctaacttcacgccgctaggccgctaggccgctaggccgctaacttcacgccgctaggccgctaggccgctaggccgctaacttcacgtacatcttaaacaacactattttaaatttgcaATAATCCGATGATGTCATCTCTTATGGCGTTGGCACTCACCGAAAGTACATCACAAATTACGGAGATCGACCATGCTGATGAACCAATTTACACGAAATAAAATAGGTAAAATCCATCTAGTTTGAAATACCATGCTTTAATCAGCAGTATTCCTGATGACTGGAAAACATGGTTGAAAAATGAAGGCATATCATATAACACACCAACTTACTTTGTAGATAAAATGggggaaaatacaaaaattagtaaaatagtttacaagAATCTTATTATACAACTTAAACCTGAAAATAGAACTCGAGAAGAAAACTGGGAATCTCAATTTGATCTTAACTCTCTACAATGGAAAATGTGTACACACAGGCGCTCAACTAACAATAGATACGAAACTTCGGGAAttccaatataaatacataatgaatatcCTTCCAAACAATAATAAGCTTTACACGTACAATATTGTTGCATCAaggttatgtgatttttgtgtaATGAACATCGACTcaaacatccatatgttttgGGAATGTCATATTTCGCAGACGTTTTGGGGTGAATTTAGAACATTCATAACAAATTCTTTCAATGAAGTGAGCTTTAGAGAACTATCATATAAAACCATTAGCTTTTGTGATTTAAtgccaaacaaagaaaaatttggttatcaaataaattttatgtcacttctaggaaaatatttcatttttaaatcaaaatgtgaagGAAAAATACCAACATGTGCCATGTTTGTCCAATATCTCAATAAACgactaaaaatagagaaaacaatagcaacaatgaagaataaaatcaacaccTATAATAGACGATGGCAACAATTAGAACACTTATTATCTTAGTAAAACAGCTCCAGTATATAGTAGTATTGTAAAGcgcatttgaatgaaatatccaCCAAAGAACTGTACTTTATAAGATCCATTTCTTTTAAAGCAAGTAGGTTTTTTAAAGTTAGtaggtgtttttttcatttttaaatttaacatttatattaggAACACTATTCCGAAACATCAAATACACACCACCTCTCCCATTTTTTTTGTCtacctttttatttgaaaacaagtcCCAAACGCTAATAAgagttttcaaacaaagagttagatcaatatttatttgttcacattgatattatttagtataacggtttgtattaaatggtatacatatatataattatgtcatttataaatgtttgtatgaatgaacatttgggcaataaaaaaaaacagaaaccaaaaaaaagagaaaatgacAAGTAAAATATCCCacaggaaaaaaaaaaatgtcttactTGTGTCATCTCGAACGATATGTTTAAACTCCGCTCTTCATTATGTGTGTAAATACCGGTACTCATTACCTTCCAGTTATAAACAAACGAAATGCCACAAAAGTAATTACACCTTTTTTTTCCAAAGACTCTTCTTGGACCGCTCGAGAGGACGAATACAGAAGAGAACTGCTCACCTGTAAACCAGAACTGCGAGAATGCTTCGAGAAGAAACTGGGCAGGTCCAGCAGAAGACATGCACGTGTTCTCGATGAGAACGATGATTGGAAATGTCTCGACAATCTGGAAACTGTGTTTGATGAAAGAATTCAGAAGACAGCAACGGGTATGCGTATATTTTATGAGCTGAATATGTTTCAATGGctgtttgttttcatgaaaacaatatgatatTTAGGGGCGGGTGAATGATTCGACATTAGAAATGCTACAATTTTGGTGTAATGCATTACCCTCGTCTCCTATACACCAGTAACAAGTCAACTTGGGCGATTTAAATAACTCTTACAATTAGGTATAAACAACCGTCTATAGATGGTCTGTGTGTACATTTGATGACATTGACACATTTTAGCTGAAACAAACTTTCACAGAGAACAAAAGTGGACAGGAAACGTGGCTGTTTGGTCCTGAGTTGACAGCAGCCGATATTACTGTGGTCACCTTATTGATTCACTTAACAACGGTCGGGTTCAGTAAACGATTTTTCTCGTTgaactccacacactttgaccaacccaattgcgttcatatccccgataatgacatcaaccccgcaattcattccttatatttacaccaatagttcattatttcattcaagtattgttaaaaaaatacttcatttcatttaagaaaacctttcagtaatccgttcttacccattctgtaaatagaacgacccgactataaccggaaacattttttcaaatgacgtcacaataacgcgggaaaagatcaaccacttgaaatcacttcaaaacgtaaaattgaaacacttctggtatcaatatatttaaaatataataaacacttttaaaaatgttgatctatattttacgggacctgcagacacaatacaaccaataacaagatcaatagcttccatgtatattgttatgcaaagaattacgatccgaacatatccgaagatgttgcgttcatcgattgatgaacgcaattgccgaaaggcagttcatttaaggaatggaagttgaggtgtaaatttttataaatgcaatgaccgaaaggcagttcatttaaggaatggaaagTAAGGTGTTAATATATACAGATGAACATAAAACCAAGCGTTATAAAGACGAAAGAAACGATGTCAAGAATGAATGGGATTGTTTTTCGACAAAAATCAGGGCTGCAGGGAAAGTGTCCTTGAAGAGTTCATAGCGTTGCTGGGCATTGGTGACCTTGGTTACAAGGAAATAAgcaaaaaactttaaaactattataCATGTTGTTTCCTGTACCGGAACTTCAATACTTCGTGTAGTTTAACAGATAAACAAGCATAAAAAGGGTAAAATCAAGTATTGTTATTATACTGATTGACGATgtgtatatttcattcaaactgCAGAACTACTTTACGTATTAAATTCTTTGTGGCTTTAATAACAATGGTAGAATCAGCAGAAATCTGCCGTTCAGAATGCATGGTGTCATTGtactatatgtattaaaatcTCAATGAATGAAACTACAATGATACttggattgaaataaaaagttactGGTTACAAAGGTACATGTATGGTGTGTATTTCGTGGCACTGATGACCAAGTTTAACATGCGCTGAAGGAAATACACACAGTTTCAAAATTAACTAAATGTTGATTCATACATGAAAAAATGGTGATAGTTTGTACCGATGAgaataattatttaaccaaTACGTCATTGCCATCAACCACTGTCCAATACAAAAATGACATGCTCTGTTTGCACGGCTATGCTGCAAAAAGCTAAAATCTCGAGACCCCATGCTTCtcgtagtgttttttttttaatatttaacacaataGCCAAATTAATACCTGATTGTTAgttcaagtatattaaaaaccaaactaattcatttgaaaaatatgttctcTTACAATGAGTTACGCGCTTTAATAAACCCTCCCCGGGCGGACGAGATCAtcattaaaatgtgtaaaacggGTATATTCCGCTTGAGGGAAGCAGCTctagttttattaatattctttatgaaaacaacttccggttaacaaataatgtttaacatgattccttaaaatattattgtcgctaataaaatatttgtatggaaTAGATAagtctaaaatataaaactaaccTTTGAAAAACACCGCCAGACATTTAACTTTGTTAAAGCAAATATCCATTAATAACAAAGGGCGGTAATCGTGCATATATGCGGTAACGCTACATATGCATTGCAATGATGAATAAATAACCTATGCTTTCCTACACAGAAACCTTTGTGGGATCGCATGAATAGACCAAGCTCTTTAATAATATTACTGTATGCCCAAATTATCACCTATGTCTGCAGATCTACTTAtggtatataaaaaaataattatgttcagtATCTACAAAATATATTAGTATTATGGTAGAACATTGTAAATGTATAGCTGGCATAAGACAAAcaatgtatcattttgtttattttggaactcGTGAATGCAACAAGAACCATATGGCCTGGCTAAACTATGGAATACAACTGCATGAGATCTTCAACACTAAAATGATGCATTCAGTTAAAATATACGTTAACTATCCATAACAATGGTAAAAATAAACAGCATTAGACGCAAAAAGTTAGCTACATGGATAATATACTTTCACAAACTAAGATAAATATAGCTGTCCTATTAATGTATAAACACGTATATAGTAATACCCATATCTATAAATGTTCCGATCCTTCCTGGCTGACTGTATACAAGTAGTTCAAGTCACAGTAATACCGTGGATGATATGGTCGAATGGATAAGAAATCACGCCCAAAGAGGTAGATTCTACCACACTACATGTGCTTATGTGTTTAATGTCGTATTATAATGAAAGTCCTCGCGCCGCACCGGAAGCTTCACAAACATAGAACGTCGGGGTTCCGCTGTACCTTTTCTGAAATCGAGATAGAGGGTGTGCTATTAAAAAGCATTGAAGCAAATGAAAGCATTTTCGATACAGTGAAGAAGTGTGTATATCTTTCAGGTTAAAGAGCGAATGTTGTAGTAGTTTTCATTACACGACGCAGCCGATGAAACACATGCATTGCAAAATAGTAACAATCATGCGATGAAAAAGATCTATTGATGAATACCCACAAACGTCGTCTCGACACACGAATGGTTGGTTATACGTCGTATTTCGGAATTAGCAACATGAACATCTGTTATACTGAGCGCCACTCTCATTCTGTCCTGAAGATCTTTTCAGACCATTGTGTACAAGAACAAAGAACAGAAATTGCTTGAAATGCTTACTTTTACTTGCTGACCAACATTCCCATGACATTTCGAAAGCTTTCGTACTTTTGAAGTTACGTGCGACACAATTTCTTAGACAATTGCTTACTAAATAACAAAAGCATCCGTGTATGCCAGCACCCGCTGTGCCGTAATAGAAAACCTAACATTCAGAAACCCCTATTTTATCAGCGCCAGTTGCACACCTTTATATGCTGAAGTGTGGCGGGAACGGCTTCTTTCTTTAGAAGTGTAACGGTGCATCCCCCGAAACCACCGCCAGTCATGCGAGAGCCGTACACGCCATCCACTTCCGTCGCCGCCTCCACCAGTTGGTCCAGCTCCTGACACGACACCTCGAAATCATCCCTAAGGAAACAAGGAAATGGTTGAAATGACTGATCAACCacttcaatttttaaattaatgacaaaaacatttagaaataattatttatttttgtatttaaaacaaatatttaccatATCCCGTCGAAACTGACACCTATAAATTTTGACTGGTCTTAGAAGGAAGTGATGTAAAAAATGATTACATATATTAACTCGGTGTTATACATATTCTCGACTAGAACACACACCGCTCCACCATAAAAACAGAAGCTGCAGTTCATCAAGGGGCGTCACTTGCCTGAGTGCGTTGTGGCTTTGCACCATGAGTTGTCCGAACAGGCTGTAGTTGTTGTTCTCGAGGGCGGAGGCGGCCTCCTCCGTCCGCCGGATTTCTCCCACCACGTGACGGGCCCGACGGTATGTGACGTCATCCATTTGATCCTTGTTGTCTGTAGGTATAGTTATAGAAGATTAAAATACATGCCGGGTAAGTCGGTTACGATTAACAGTAAACGGGAAGTAATTCAGATTTGATAATTCTCGTTATGTCCGCTTTTGCAAGAATACGACAGGTAATTACATCATGGCAAGCAATGTATCAATTATCATATAAACACCTATCAGCAGATGCCGAGTTGTGGCTTTGACCCAATTTTACACACCATCGCCGTCGACAAAGACGATGATAGtaccttgtttgtttttttaaagaattttaaacGAGCTAGAAAtgtgttttcaaacatttgataCCTTCCAGAAGTTTGTCATTAGCGTCCCTGAGACTGGACAGGCCGAGTATTTTGGCGGCGTTTTCACACTGGGCGCGCCTGGTGGAGTACTCAGACGACTCGATGTTGTGTTTCACGTTAGAGTTGGTAACAAGGATAACGACATTTGGGTCCACAAGGGGAACCAGCCGACTCTCAAGGGACCTGCCGATGAAATAGAGCACACTAGTAAACACAAGAAAATgtgaatattgcaaaaaaaatattaatttaaagctTAATTGAATATGACCGCAAACGAAATTGTTTAGCCCATTATACTGCTAAGTACCGACCCTCATAaactatgtatacatgtatgccgCCTATGATTTAAGTATGAAGTGTTGATGGATACAGAATGACATCCAATGTTGTGATAAGCTCATTTCTCCGTCTACCAGCTGTTCAGGCAGAAGATCGTAACAGCACTCCCTCTAAAGTTTCCAAGTGAACATTTCATGTAAATACGGCAGAGAAGTTATGAAATTACACCAAAATGCCCCCATTTTAGACTAAAATTACATAACACAATCATGGGAAGGGCTAACCCCCTGCCTTGTTTAGAGCCTATTTTGGACAAACTTAAATTGAGATTTATAGCTGTGTCTTCGCATTGGTTAAATGATCTTTTCTTGTAACAATCCACTGGCTACACTCAGGCTCCGTGACACGTGTCCTTCCTAATTATAAATACCTGCAGTCGATAAGCAGTGCGTGCTTCTCTTCTCCCATGAAGGAGATAAATTGATCCATGATGCCGCACGGCGCTCCTGCGTAAACGTGCTCGGCCTTCTGACACGCGAGCGCCTTCTGTTTCCGATCGACGCTAGGGTCGCCGCCGCCAGCCAGCTGGTCGAGGAACATGTACGTGCCCACCTCGATGGCTGCCGAGCTGGAGACTCCCCCACCCAGAGGAACGGACGACACGATCACACAGTCAAACCCCGGGACCGaccctacatgtatatataggtAAAAAGGTAATACATATGTACTAAGGTTTGTTCCATTGACGTTTAACAACTATACAAAAAGATACGATAACCAATTGCTAAAATCTCTGTCTTTTAAATCCTATATCCATTAACAGTCTGCACTAACGATATGTTAACGTCAGTTGTAAACAcgtccccaggtccgggggtataccggtgATAgtggggaaatgggctgtgttttaacctttcaggtggctccgcagtgccgagcgagtgaatgcggtggttttctTTTCGctccgaaaatagcggggaatgggccttacctaggtatcccggggtacgggggcatttggcagggttTCTACcggcagtttgtccccgcaggtaggggattttacccgggtcGGCTGGACCGCAAGTCAATGTCTCCGCTATTGTCCcgacctgggggcgtggttacaattgactggtgcataaatcaataattataaactaTATTGTTACACCACGATGCATACCGAATTAGAATAATACAACCTGAAAATGCCTTGCAATAATTATTACCTTTATAGTTGGCAACGACCCCTTTCACGTAGTTAGCCCATTTTGGGACGCCCGGGTTGAGGGGCGTGGCATCCGAGGGAACCGGAAACTCGACATACGTGGGATCGTCTGCTCCCTGGGAGAGCGTCTGCACACGGCACTGTGACGTTCCATTCTTTCGGCCCACAAATACGGACACCAGGGGAAGTGCCTGAAACACAACAATGCATGAACATATCAAATATAGAGTAATACAATGATGCAAACTAACCTACCTCATAATagtgtttgtatgtgttttgtaaGCTTTTCAAACGTTTGTTCATAACTTACTGTAACAGCAAAGAGGtctgttatttaatttaattaatatctgaaatgctttttgtgatatttgacCATATCAATTAAGAAAAAAGCAAATGGTTCAAATACCGGTCAATTGATAGTTTTAATTACTATGTATTGATAAATTATAAGTAAAATGGCATTTATCACTGAGTTTTGTGAAGGGACTTTCAAAGTGTTAAAAGGCATACTAAACAGCTAACAAACTACCTTATTCATCATGCATTGCCTTCACTTTATCTTAATAGATTAAAACTTTTTTCATCTTTGTACAATACTGTTCATGATTTCGAAGCTTGATGCATTTCCTTTTTGCTGCATTTTCTAAACGGTAATAAGACGTATAATTCAGCTGGAAATATCTCTCATCTTTCTTAACCGTTTTCTAAGGGTATGTCATGATtagttataataaatcattCTTATGGGACGAATCTCTGGGATCATGATATAGTAAAAGAAGTAGCATATATAAAACCTGGCACGGCGCCGAAATATTTCGTCATTACGACCTTGATGAAGAGTGACGGCGCTGCACCCGGTCCCCTGGCACTTGTGTTTCTCAATTTGCAGTTATTACAGATTCCGTGATTAAATATGCGTTCGACGGAAATAATATGCGTCTGACAGGGTTCATTTAAGAATTTTAGGCTAGCTTTCATGATATACATGCATGTGCATCAAGGTCAGGGCCGTCTAGGCAATTCATTCACAGTTCCAATTTGTCAGGCTAAGATCTATCTTTTTCTTTAATTACGTTTTAATAGCGTAGATAATGCTGAAAGAGCATTAATAgattacaacaaaacaaaatatgtccCTAGTACTGTCACGATATTATCCGTTCACGTCGAAACGCCGTGTACGCaatgtttaaagatttttgcggaaatatttgaagaaattgaaaCCATCGCACACTGAAATTTATCATGAAAGCTGTTAACATAGCCAAGCTCCTTAAAACGCTTCCTGTATGTAACGTATCCTGTCATGTATAACACAATTACTCCCATACAACACTGAACACTGTGACAGCGTGATCATTACACTTTTCGACATTGACACTGCAATGATTGCATCATCATGCACTCACCATGGGAAAAACAAATCCATCGTTATAATCTGTGTGCTCTCCGATCAGGTTCACCCTTCCGGGGGCGCAGGCAGCCACTTCGGGGTCCGCATCGAATCGCTTCTTGAACGCGTCCTTAGCCCCCTTAAGCAAGTCCTCCACTGTCGGTATCCGAGCTTGGAGGTCAGCCATGTTTACAAGTGCGCCACGTTTATATTGAGCGATACAATGGTATGGGAATGAATGCTTGTAAATCTATACTTCTTTCAGCTGATCACGTGTTTGATATGCTTCCCTGAGCACAAGTTCATTAATACCGATACTGAAAACCACTGTGGTTAAAGTCATACCGAACTTATATATGCTTTGCTTTTATATCTTATGATAACCACTAGCAGTTCAGGGGGAGGGGGAGCGCACCAGGCGCCCCCTCCCCTAAAACCGtgcaagttttctttttatttcaatataggggAACAAAGAATGATAAGATACGCGCACAATGCACCATTCGGACTAGCAACGGTCCTAGAGGACGACCTTAAGCCCCAATGAATTCATTAATTATAACCATGTAGGGTACGTATTATTGTGGAAGGGTACGTGCTTTCTTCGTTGCACTGCGCCCCCTCTCACACCAACTCCTGAACTCGCCCTATGATAGAACGGTATGCCGGATTCGGATTCCGGcgtaagaaaacaaacaaacatagatGACAACTTTTCTCAGAGGAAAGAAGCTAGTTGTATGAACTCAACGCGGCCTATAACTGATATCGATTCAATTTTACCTGAATCCTGCGTGTCAAACCGGTGGACAGGGTTTTAAGCGGCTTTTCGGATTCCAAGGGGACAGGCCCGGGATGGGATATCATACATACTATCCACTGTTCCATGATCAGAGCTGTGGCATACTTCGTGGGGcacaaataaaatacttttattactaaacctatttcaaaatcaaattatttcaaaatcaaagtatttattaactttatcattgacaaataaaaataacgtGAACAAACTATAACCTCATGGCTTCAAATGAATGGAAAGTTGCAGCTCGGTGTCCTTGGGGACGTCCAATTACCGTAACAAGATTGCAAGCAGGTTAAAGAAGGGCAAGTCGGTGACCTAGTTTGACTTGATAAACAAGATGTAAGTCAAACTGAGAGACccttcattatttttattaacactaataaatgttg
Above is a genomic segment from Mya arenaria isolate MELC-2E11 chromosome 2, ASM2691426v1 containing:
- the LOC128225224 gene encoding galactokinase-like yields the protein MADLQARIPTVEDLLKGAKDAFKKRFDADPEVAACAPGRVNLIGEHTDYNDGFVFPMALPLVSVFVGRKNGTSQCRVQTLSQGADDPTYVEFPVPSDATPLNPGVPKWANYVKGVVANYKGSVPGFDCVIVSSVPLGGGVSSSAAIEVGTYMFLDQLAGGGDPSVDRKQKALACQKAEHVYAGAPCGIMDQFISFMGEEKHALLIDCRSLESRLVPLVDPNVVILVTNSNVKHNIESSEYSTRRAQCENAAKILGLSSLRDANDKLLEDNKDQMDDVTYRRARHVVGEIRRTEEAASALENNNYSLFGQLMVQSHNALRDDFEVSCQELDQLVEAATEVDGVYGSRMTGGGFGGCTVTLLKKEAVPATLQHIKKRYSGTPTFYVCEASGAARGLSL